taaacaattgtttcactgaacaacattaaaGAGAGAAGATagaataactctctaggacattttattatcctcaaaatgataggcctacaggatccattctgtagtagcctacagtagttgtagcctctctttgcaactcctgctttgtctgcctacctgcgtgatcgctggtggcgcacgacaagttacaaaaaatgtggggtgcacgacgtcgcgacacggcagctcgcgccacggcgtgtgacgtcattttgggtcacgtgacggtacgagtgaggtcgcgagtgaagtatgaaggagggtagcgccagtcacgacaattATGAATCCCCCTTAATTCAAAGTCTACTGCCTGCATAGTGGATCCCCCCACCAATACTAAGCTGTCAGACTGAGTGTTGGTGGGGGATTGTGGATTCTACAACTGTTCGTGGTCGTTCAGACATACAtattagtagggttggaaaggggggtccacgcgcaccccccggctttttttacgccacctgatttttttgtatctttagagtgtctacttccagaatctgccaggtgccaagctgaaataatgtcccatggccttcctttttaaccatttaatgcacctgacaggaacccaacagattgaagcaatgacagagaataggtcataacttttgaagtaaactacatacagagacaaattaacacattttcccatacaatattgacctgaggaatgaatttaagttgttgtttttgacttttgtctctttttcaccacctaCTCTTCcattatcatttgcagtgtaaatgtgaataTTATATCACGTATTAAGatgaaattatgacccccagtctccatttttgaccctttaatgcgcctgacagaaacccaacagactgaaactatgatacagaataggtcataacttttgaagtaaaccacatacagagacgaattaacacatttaccctcacaatattaacctgaggaatgctattaagttgttgtctttgacatttcacaacatttgaacagcatttttggtcataatcagcaataaaatgggctaaaatatgtagactctcaaggatcttttcattcttttgagttttattgtctttttgtccaccacctgctattcctttatcatttgcagtgtaaatgtgactattatatcgggttttaggctgaaataatgacccccagtctccatttttaaccttttaatgcgcctgactggaaaccggcagattgaaacaatgatgcagaatgggtcataactttggatgtaaacatcatacagagagattaacacatttccccatacaatgttgacccaatgaatgataaagttcttgtctttgacatttgacaacatctgctcttcattcataatttacattaaaaagtgtattaagagtattaagctggaataatgacccacagggttCATTTGTAACCCTTCAATGGACCTGAATGGAACCAGCAGATTGCAACAATGATACAATTCATTGGGCAGTCACGGgtaatttgggcagtcatgggtaagcagttagagcgtcagacttgagcgtcaggttgccggttcgactcccgacccgccaggttggtgggggtaatcaaccagtgctctcccccatcctcctccatgactgaggtaccctgagcatgaacccgtcccgccgcactgctccccaggggcgccactgagggctgcccctttgctcgggtgaggcataaatgcaattgcattgtgtgcacttgtgtgctgtggagtgctgtgtcacaatgacaatgggagttggagtttcccaatgggctttcactttatttctttcaatggaggttaacttttgaagtaaaccatagtacagagaaaaggtaacccattttcccatacaatactgacccaaggaatgcaatgaacaatttttggccttttatcaacttttaaatgcgcttctggacaaaaactgccttttaaaaaagccctaaaatctatagaaattaaactgtcattctattttggaggatcacagcagcaagcaacccatccacactagtgttttgtaggtgcatgactacctgaataatgcactatcttgatccaagtgaccagatttgtaaagtttgtcagccatgagtgtgttttacactggcatgtttctctgtcctgtacatttggcataacaagccaaacagtctatgtctgcagaaaaaggtgaaagacacATCTTCATGTTACAAATACATTTGGAGGTTTTGcaataaaaaaaggaaagaatatacgcacaccacagatgctcccttgtcgtgagacacttgacgaagaccttacaggtcgagacgttgtgtgagcttttcacacgttaaatgatgacaagggagcttctgtggtgtgcggatattctttccttttttcttgtgtgttcttttatgcacccacggcaattgctttttgggatgtgcctttaCCTCACATTTTTGGAAGGTTTTGCTAATAAGTCTTAAAGAAGCCTCCTTTGTTTCTTGAAcctctgaatgatgatggtgctagttggttattaagtggaagatatattttgaaaatgagatactgTTTCAACCTGAAACCAATTTTTACTGTAAATGAGCAATGAGAAGCACccaataaaacttgaaagaatgaaaaaagactgcttattttctacacattttgggtattttgatgctatttttgtccaggaacacggtttaaacgttgatgactgtccttcacaagtgcttcattgcatttcttggttcagtattgtatggaaaatgggttagcttttcttctctttgtggcttacttcaaaagtcaacccacactacgtctttttataaagtattatacgtttaaatgttgtcaaatgtcaaatcaacaacttaatttcattcttcagcttagtattgtatatcaaaatgtgttatattttctctgtatatagtttaattcaaaagttatgacccattctgtatcattgtttcaatctgttccagtcaggcgcattaaagggttaaaaatggagactgtgggtccttatttcagcctaaacccaatataatagtcacatgtacattgcaaatgataaaggaggagccggtggtggacaaaagacaataaaattcgaaagaatgaaaagatacttgagtgtctacatattttaggccattttattgccgattatgaccaaaaatgctgtttaaatgttctgaaatgtcaaagacaactacttaatatcattcctcaggtcaatattgtgagggtaaatgtgttaatttgtctctgtatgtagtttacttcaaaagttatgacccattttgtatcattgtttcagtctgtcgggtttcagtcaggcgcattaaagggtcaaaaatggagactgggggtcataatttcatcttaatacgcgatataatactcacatttacactgcaaatgataaaggaagagcagttgatgaaaaagagacaacaaatctcaaaagaatgaaaagatagttgagtgtctacatattttgggtcattttattgctgtttctgagcaaatatgctgtttaaatgttgtcaaaagtcaaaaacaacaacttaaattcattcctcaggtcaatattgtatgggaaaatgtgttaatttgtctctgtatgtagtttacttcaaaagttatgacctattctctgtcattgcttcaatctgttgggttcctgtcagatgcattaaatggttaaaaatgaaggccatgagacattatttcagcttggcacctggcagattctggaagtagaccctctaaagatacaaaaaaatcaggtggcgtaaaaaaagccggggggtgcgcgtggacccccctttccaaccctactagtGGGGGCAGAACACCTAGGGCATCAGCAGGGGTTGGCAGGGAGAGATCCCTGCCATCGCTCCGCCACCATGTCGATGTCCTGGGGTTAAAGGAGCGAAACATCAATGACtggtggtccccagctgatgacccgTTCCAGCCCATAGGTGTATAGGGGAATACACTTGCATAGAGTGCACTGGTggaggtgcgtcaggcagcaatgcccagcaggaataCCAACATCCTGTATCTTCAAATGACACCTGGAATTTGGGAAAGCACATGATAAAAGcattttaaaaatgcaaaatACATTATATTATGGCCATGACGTTAACTTCCATCTTTAGTATTTCCAAGACAGTTGTATGGCCCCTACAAAAGAATAAGTCATTCTAGAGTCTAGAGTCAAGACTGATATAAGTGTAGACTGTTAACAGCCACAGTGTATTGTAATGTCATTTGTCATACACACAGTATAAAGCACTACAGTATTAACATTTGGACTTCATCATTAAGTATGAATGAATACAACTGGATTTTTACACATTAGATTCAGGGTGGTACAGGGTTAGAACTTAGTCTGTATAAGACATGATATGATACAATATAGAATAAGGCAGTTAGTTTATTAAGCATGTGAATTAATTACAGAAAGTAATATGAAAGTTACTTTACAGTTACAGTTTATTACTTTAAAAAACAAGTGAATGTGATTAACAGACAAAATGGACAAGATTATATCTCCATGATTTAATTGGACAATTGGACCAAAAATCCAAAATAAAACGGGTAATCTTTCAACACCTCTTGAAGACAAGTAGGCTACCAGAATAATTGACCACACTGAGAGGGGGACAAaactattataggcctaccatgaagcagaagaaaataaatagACAATGTCACCCAACCAAAAACATCCTTATCACCCACCCTCTCATTCATAGAGATAGGTGATCATCTTCAGTTTTAACTTTACAAAACTTATGACCACAACAGATGCTGCCTTTTTTAATTACAAAGTTGCACTGGCAAAACAATTGTATTCCCATACTGTCCTGTTGAAGGCCTTCTTCAGATTTGTCATTGCACCCTGTTCTGTGAGCTTCCACCAAACTTGTGATCACAATAGATTCTGGCCTCGACATTTTGTTTTACTTACAAAACTGCATTTATTTGTAATGGTAATAATCATGAACTATGTTTTATCCCTTCTCTAAACAGCTACCAATGTCCCATGTTAAATGATCTCTTCAGGCTTGTCAGTGCATCCTGTTTTGTGAGCCTGCTCCACCCATATGGGATGTGTACAGGTTTAACCTTGTAATATTCAGCCAGTTCCTCATTGAACTTCATCATCACATATTTCCAGTAGTCTGAAGACTCAACACTGGTATTGCCTGCTATGTCCCAGTCTGGGTAGATCTCTCTGTACTTCTTATAGGGGTGCCATTCACCTCTTGTTGCTGAACTCCTAAATGTACCATCACTAATGACTGCAGTGGTGCATATATCTGTTTGGAGTTTCTTGGTAGAAGGCCAATAACAGCCAGCAAAGGCCTCAGGTCTGTGCATGCTGGCGGCGTGTATCTTGTGGCCCTGCCCTCCTGTTTCACAGGGCATGTCACAGAAGGGACACTGttgtccacatccacacacactggagaaaagcAGATCATGGGGTTTAGAGGGCAGCTGCTCAATTCTCTCAGTGATGTGGTATGTGACTGTTCTCCAGCCATACTCCCCAGCTAAAGACTCTTCCATGTCCTTGATGAAGTCTTTGAGGTAGAAGATGAACTGGTCTGTATCAACACTGAGGAGAATCGGGAAGTTGTCCAAGGCATCACTTGGGATGACCAGCTGATCCTGAAGGGCAGAGCAGAACTGCTGGATGAAGCCCTTGATGATCTTTCTTCTTGTAGAGTTGGTAATTGCATGGTTTATTTTCTTCACAATATCAGAGAGGAGCTGTTTCTCCAGTCTAGCCAGCTGGCCACCTGTAGACAATCTCTTGATGATCTGTTGCTTTATCCAGTCCTTCACAAATGGCTCGTATGATCTGGTGTATTTCTTGTACTTCTCAAATGAATGTTCCTCAAGCAGCTGTTTTAATACAGCAAACTGGAAATTAATCCTTGTATTGTAGTTCACttctgttttcatttcatttgctATTGCCTGGCTGAGGTGCTGAGACACATAGATCTCAACTGCTGGCCTCACACATGTCTCTGCAAATTGTTGAGCTTTCTTCAAACATTGATTCACTGAGACTTTTTCATTAAATGATGCTAGAAAATTATCAAGAAATGTGTTTTTACACCTCTTCAGAGTCTCCTGTGGGTCATTGTGGGATCTGAATTCATTATGAGCTTTCTGGAACTCATTTGCGGCATAGCCGATTATGTAAAACTTAAGATTGGCCTGACCCTCATCAGATATTGAGATATGTTTTAGTTTTCCATCAATGTGATTGAGAAGATCATGGATGTATGTGTCACTGTAGTCTGTGTTGTTCAACTTCATGCTGCAAATGTGATCGTTAACAAGAGTGTGGCATTCTTCAATGATGTGATTACAGAGCTCTTGCTTTTCTGTAAGGAGTATACCGGTATCCTTAGTCCAACGATGTGTAAGTAAATCTTTCCAGGTTGAAAACCAATCTTTTTTAACCGAGAACTGCTTCTGCGCAATGGTTTTCAGATCAACCTCGTCAAACATTTTAATGATGTGTCCACCCTTTACACTTAAATTTTCCTTTAATATATATGAAGCATTCTGATAAACATCTGTCTGTTGTAGTTTGACATTTGACACCTTTGACAGGATCTCTTTCCACATGTTGTCAAATTCTCTGTTGAGTGCATCTTCAGACAAATCTGCTCCTCCTTCCCTACATTGCTTTAACATGTCTAATACCTTCCTCTCAATGGTCTCTGTTTGCTTGTCTTTAATTGCACTCACTTGTTCCATTCCCATTTTTATTTCAATAGCCTGCTCTAAACGCTGTCTTAAAGAATAATCAGTTTGCTGTCTTAGAGATGATGCACTGTTCTGAAAATCCTGTCTATATTTCTCCACAAGGTCAACCTTGTTGTTCTTTTGTTTGAAATAGTGTTGAATACTGTCTTggattttcttctcttcttcatgTAATTTGGTTTGGGCCTCCTCCATCATATTACTTAATACAGTATTTAATTCACTGATGTGGACATTCTTTTCTGTCAGTCCAAAATTAGAAATCTTTCTTGTCTTGGCAATGAGCCAGCTGTTCATCTCTGATTTGAATGTCCACTCCCAGTTGTTGTAGTGAGTGCATAAATCCAAGTAGGCATCAGCCTCCAAACTGTTTCTGAAGTTGAAGATGAAGTTCTCAAATTTCACAGAGCTCCACAAATCCTGAGTGCGTCTAAGGAACTGAGTTGCATTACTGCTCTTCACATAGTCTGATTTTAAGTGATGAATCAAACACTTCTTGAGTTCATACACAGCTTCACTGTAGCCAGTATTCACTGGGGCCATTGGGGGAGTTCCATGCCAAAGTCCAGGGATGTAGTAGCTGTCTTTGTCAGGATCATATTTCATCACATCAGTAAACTTTGTGTtggcctctcttctctccatcttagCTGCTGCCTGAGTCATCTCATTGAGCTGCTCCACCAGCTTATTCCGATCTCTCATGGTTTTGTCATGAGCAGACATGTCTGACACATTCTGATGTACAAACAGACATTTGGGCTTCTTCCCAAAATCTGACATCCTCAGAAAAGCATGAACAGCAATCTGGAGAACATCTTTCATCTCTGTGGTGTTCTCCATGGCAACATTGATGATGGTGATGTCACTGAGCCCTATCACCAGGGTTGCTAATTCGTTGTCGTGTTCATAGCTTGTATCCAATGCTGCCAGTTCAGGTGATTTTAGGCCCTCTGTGTCGATGACCATGATGAAGTCACACTTGAGTTCAGATTTGAGTTCCTCAGAGACCTTAATCAGCAACATGAAGGCTCCTCTGGTGCATCGTCCACTGCTGACAGCAAACTGCACCCCAAACATGGTGTTGAGAAGGGTGGACTTCCCAGTGCTCTGCACCCCCAGTATAGTCAACACCAGGATCCTGCTCTTGTTATTCACCAGTCGATGCAACTGAGTTAGGACTGCTGATATCCACTTCATTGGGATGTTTGAAGCATCTCCATCCACCAGCTCCACTGGAAACCCATCCAGCAGCATCTGGGCACACAGACTAGGAAGGTGCTGGACTTGATGTCTGGCTGGGTCATCTTCTGGACGGGAGCAAGCACACTCATAAATCTGTCCTAGTTCTCGGAAAAAATGTTCAGGACCCAACGAGCAGTTGGAAATCTGCTCATCTAAGTTTTTCATCTTCTCCTTGTCCTGTGGATTTTTACTACAACTGTCTTTGTACTGCTGTCTCAGTGAGGACAAGTCATGTTTGGTGAGGGTGTCTAGCTTAATCTTCAACCACTTCAGGAAGTAAAGACGTTCTGTGTTTTGTACTGAGATTCCAGCAATAAATTTAGCCATAGCATGTGATAGATCATACCGCTGCTGTTTTTCTCTCAGTTCCAATTCTTTTGTATTGAGTGAACTCCTGTAAACTTCTATGCCTGTCTCCTTATTAGCGTTTCTCATTCTGCATGTCTCCTTCTCTAACTGGCTGATTTCCTTCCAGATGGTCCCATGCAAAGGCAGATGCTTCTCCTTAAATGATACAACATTCTTCACCATTCCACTGATTTCTTCCGCACGTCTTTTGCCATTTCTGCATCCACTGAAGTCATGATCTACAAATATGTCACAATCTCTAGCTACATCTTCCAAATTAAACATATTGGTTTTAACACATTTATTTTCAACAATGCCCTTTACATAGAAACGCAACATGTTGACAAATTCATgcttattttggttttttttaattatttcagTTATTCTattatttttatgattatttCTGTTGTATTTTCGGCACTCCTCCTTGAGTTTCTCCACATTATAATTCTTATTCTGAGAGTTGCTGACCAGAAACAGCTCTGCCTGCAGGTTGGTGAACGGACTGAAGTCAACCTCTAGGTCATCACTGAAGATGAAGACTGCAGCTGAGGTCTGACAAAGGAAGGAAACCTGGGCTTCAAATGACCTGCTGTCTCCTCTCAGGTTGGCCATGGCCACTGGCTGTGTGAATATGTCAATGTTTTTGTTCCCACATGGCAGGTACCAGCTGACTTCAACCAGCCCCTCTGAGATTTTCCTGGGCACATTACCACATGGCATGTTATGGTGGGTGAATGGTTTATTGGGCTGAGAAAGATTACTCATCAAGCTGTTCAGAGTTTGGGATTTAGACAAACTGCTCTCACCTACCCTAACAAAAGACACCATGGGAATTTCCATCTCAACTATTCTGCCCTCTACAAATGTCCCATCACTTGATGAGGACAGACCTCTGTAGTTTTTAACTAGATCCCTCATGGCCCACAACATCAAAGTGCTCTGCTGTGTGTCACAGTTTGGCAGCAGCAGAGGAACAGCAAACTGGCACAAGGACATTTTGACGACCATTTCCTGTTggaggaaaggatctgcacagtgGAAAAGGGCTGTG
The nucleotide sequence above comes from Engraulis encrasicolus isolate BLACKSEA-1 unplaced genomic scaffold, IST_EnEncr_1.0 scaffold_29_np1212, whole genome shotgun sequence. Encoded proteins:
- the LOC134443247 gene encoding interferon-induced very large GTPase 1-like codes for the protein MARSVITLVTSPAGRLFTCSRKFQVHLDIYGRSQSMTMQFPPRAEWDVSYAAAAAAAAGESQHPEKKKKKKKKKKRAPPLEDPMEQDTAAAEPQAGKGIQLPGKEVQLPGKGFEGPEEEVQRHTGAPDIKAAAAAEPQPAIWVQITGKGVEQPGEEAHLHTGATDMMERRPPSPVFSMFSMKSDVSMDLPLHFRRTCITPHYTDPQLEKHQLQDIQHQDVQLLCTEHQRQLEFFCSNDQTAICSRCLLHQHKGHDAIEQVAKSSISTKGDVLPPGQLQFTKVSPDSVALRWSPPEGATGPHRYTVTWRQGAEQWTFTSPSCQAVSDCQVEVTGLRPGLKYHFSVATLSQDGCQSTPMDGFIHTGLALSDLLSALGLRDLQGGKLTLSSVLEINSNTLSDTPPQGLQQLPWTFLRKLMMSNLNARNVQCDQPMYRSSFTHDTEYSDVNPLDLITALFHCADPFLQQEMVVKMSLCQFAVPLLLPNCDTQQSTLMLWAMRDLVKNYRGLSSSSDGTFVEGRIVEMEIPMVSFVRVGESSLSKSQTLNSLMSNLSQPNKPFTHHNMPCGNVPRKISEGLVEVSWYLPCGNKNIDIFTQPVAMANLRGDSRSFEAQVSFLCQTSAAVFIFSDDLEVDFSPFTNLQAELFLVSNSQNKNYNVEKLKEECRKYNRNNHKNNRITEIIKKNQNKHEFVNMLRFYVKGIVENKCVKTNMFNLEDVARDCDIFVDHDFSGCRNGKRRAEEISGMVKNVVSFKEKHLPLHGTIWKEISQLEKETCRMRNANKETGIEVYRSSLNTKELELREKQQRYDLSHAMAKFIAGISVQNTERLYFLKWLKIKLDTLTKHDLSSLRQQYKDSCSKNPQDKEKMKNLDEQISNCSLGPEHFFRELGQIYECACSRPEDDPARHQVQHLPSLCAQMLLDGFPVELVDGDASNIPMKWISAVLTQLHRLVNNKSRILVLTILGVQSTGKSTLLNTMFGVQFAVSSGRCTRGAFMLLIKVSEELKSELKCDFIMVIDTEGLKSPELAALDTSYEHDNELATLVIGLSDITIINVAMENTTEMKDVLQIAVHAFLRMSDFGKKPKCLFVHQNVSDMSAHDKTMRDRNKLVEQLNEMTQAAAKMERREANTKFTDVMKYDPDKDSYYIPGLWHGTPPMAPVNTGYSEAVYELKKCLIHHLKSDYVKSSNATQFLRRTQDLWSSVKFENFIFNFRNSLEADAYLDLCTHYNNWEWTFKSEMNSWLIAKTRKISNFGLTEKNVHISELNTVLSNMMEEAQTKLHEEEKKIQDSIQHYFKQKNNKVDLVEKYRQDFQNSASSLRQQTDYSLRQRLEQAIEIKMGMEQVSAIKDKQTETIERKVLDMLKQCREGGADLSEDALNREFDNMWKEILSKVSNVKLQQTDVYQNASYILKENLSVKGGHIIKMFDEVDLKTIAQKQFSVKKDWFSTWKDLLTHRWTKDTGILLTEKQELCNHIIEECHTLVNDHICSMKLNNTDYSDTYIHDLLNHIDGKLKHISISDEGQANLKFYIIGYAANEFQKAHNEFRSHNDPQETLKRCKNTFLDNFLASFNEKVSVNQCLKKAQQFAETCVRPAVEIYVSQHLSQAIANEMKTEVNYNTRINFQFAVLKQLLEEHSFEKYKKYTRSYEPFVKDWIKQQIIKRLSTGGQLARLEKQLLSDIVKKINHAITNSTRRKIIKGFIQQFCSALQDQLVIPSDALDNFPILLSVDTDQFIFYLKDFIKDMEESLAGEYGWRTVTYHITERIEQLPSKPHDLLFSSVCGCGQQCPFCDMPCETGGQGHKIHAASMHRPEAFAGCYWPSTKKLQTDICTTAVISDGTFRSSATRGEWHPYKKYREIYPDWDIAGNTSVESSDYWKYVMMKFNEELAEYYKVKPVHIPYGWSRLTKQDALTSLKRSFNMGHW